In Microbulbifer agarilyticus, the DNA window GCGGTCATGACGCAGAGTGCCAGTAAGGTGTAGCCGCTGACCTGCTTCCAGAAATTGTCGTACCACAATTTCTTCAGGTACCAGCTCACCTGTACGCTGTCGGAAACCGGTGGGGGTGGTGAGAAGGCTGCGATGGCGATAAGCACAAGTGACAAGATGGAAATTACCAGAATGCCCCGGGCATGGCGCATCACCAGATTGGGTGCGGGAATGTCCAGCAGTTCTGCCATCAGCGGCCGGCAGCTGCCACAGGCAGAGCCAGCGTTAGTTTCTATCTCGAGGTCCTGCAGCTTGCGCTTGCCGCCAGCGATCGCTGTACAGAGTTCACCCTTGCTGACGCCATTGCATTGGCATACCAGATAACTGTCCGGTTGCTGTTTGAGGGTCTGCTCGCGGGTTTCCTGCCAGAGATTGCCCTGCTCACAAAAGCTTTCCAGTTGCCTCTCTGACACGTCTGCGCCATCTGCAATGGCTTGTTTCAGAGAGTGGGATTCCTCCCAGGCACCCACAACGACTGCACCGATGAGTTTGCCGTTACAGACATACAACTCCCGGCACAGGCCCCTGAAGCGATTCTCAAAGGTGAGTACGCGCAAATTCGGGTCATTGGAACTGTTAGTACTACCAATAAGGAAGCATGGAATGTGGGAAATCTTGAGCTGGATGTCATTACTGCTGCCCTGATAGGGCGGCAGCGCTCGTGCCTGGTCGGTGGTTGCACACACATGGCGGCTACAGATTTCCGCCTGTTCGAAACCCGGGCGTACCAGCTGATAGAGTTGTTCGTTGTACTCGGCGCATTCGCCGACCGCATAGATGTCGGGGTCACTGGTCAGCAGGTATGGGGAAACCAAAACACCGCGTTGGGTATCGAGCCCGCATTTCTCCGCGAGGGTGGTTTCAGGTTTTATGCCCGTACACAGGACGACACCGTCTGCATCAATAGTTTCCCCACTCGACAGCGCAATGCGCTCTACCGCGTCCTTGCCGAAACACTTCTCCAGCTGGGCGCCTGCGAGTACTTCTACTTGCAGGGCTGATAGCGCTGCACTGAGATAGCTCTCTGCGGTATCAGAGAGGCGGTTGCCGAGCAAACCGCCCCGCGCAAGCAGTACGACGCGATTGTTACTTGTTTTTAGCGCAGCGGCGGTCTCCAACCCTAGGGCGCCGGCGCCTACTATCACGATGGTGTTGGCCGTCTGTCGTAATTCGATCAGGGTTTGTGCATCTTCCAAACTGCGAAAGCTGATGATGTTATCGAGGTGCACACCGGGTATTTCTGGGCGCGCGGCGATAGACCCGGTGGCGAGAATCAGTTTGGTGTAGGGGAGTTGCTGGCCCTGATCATCGATGATCCGCTTGTTTTGGCGGTCGATTTCGAAGATTTTGCGGTTGTGGAATTCCGCCAGACGAGGGTGCGGGGCGTGGGTGACGGGGTTGTTGAGTTCGGATTGTTCCAGGTGGTCGGCAAGATACTGAGAAAGGCGGACCCGGTTGTACGGTTCGCCTTCTTCATCACCCACTAGTACTACCTGCGCATCGGAACTGTAATCCAGTAGTCGCTGTGCGCAACGAACGCCAACAGGGCCTGCGCCGACCACAACAAAAGTCGGGTAGCTTAGATCGCTGGTGTGCGCACCAGTCGTATTTTCTTGTTTCTGGCTTTCACAAAGCCCGGAAACCGTTTCGGTCACAATTGCCTCCCGAGTACTGCCGCACTACCTCATCACATCTTGTGTATGGGTTGCTCTCGAGCCATTTGGGCGCTCGATTATTATTGTTCTATATCGTTATGCTTATATTTATCGTTCTCATTTGACGCACGTTCAACTAATGTTGATTGCGAAGAGCCGGCACTGGCTACGGGGGGTTAGCTGGGGTTATAGAGCGTATAGAGCTCTTTTTCTTCCAGTGACACGCGTCGGGTTAGGGCTTCGCCGATTTGCTCGTAGTCGCTTTTAAAGCGAATGAGCTCTTCTCGTGACAGCGTGCCGCGGGAGTAGCGTTTACAGAACTGGATTACCGCATTGGCAATGTCGTTCATATCGGTACGGAAATCTTTGACGATCTGCAACGTGTGTCTGTCGTTGACGAGAGACTGTTCCAGATACACATAGAAGCTGACGTTTTCCTTGATCAGGTGTGCCTGAAAGGTGGATTTGAACACACTCAACAATTCGGAAAGCTGGCGAAAATTCTGTTTTTCGAAACCTTCAGACCAGATGCGCTGGAAAATATTGACCAGCTCATGGTGGTCATTTTTTAAAGACAGGATGAGCGAAGGGTCATACTTGATCGTGCGACGGCCACTTGTGCCACTCGCATCTTTCTCGGTGTCTTTATTATCGCGGGACTTGCTGGAAAAAAGTCCGAACATGGGAAGGCCTTTCTAATTGTCTAATTGGTACGTTCGTAGCAATTAAATTCTCCATACATCTATATAGGGAGTAATTTATTCTCAAGGCGCAATATTAAACTTATTTCTTAGAATAATGTTTCCTTATCCTGTTCAATATGTGATGTGCGTCACACTTATTGCGCGGTCCGAAAATCCATGTTTTGGTTGGGTCACGAAGAGGGCACCTGCTTGGTACGCAGGTACAAAAAACCCGGCGATTGCCGGGTTTTTTTGGGAGGCGAAATTCCGTTCGGAATTAACGCTTGTCGAGATCCACGTAGTCGCGAGCAGTGTAGCCGGTGTACAGCTGACGCGGACGGCCGATCTTGTAAGGGTTGGAAATCATCTCGTTCCAGTGCGCGATCCAGCCTGCGGTACGGCCGGTAGCAAAAATCACGGTGAACATGTCGGTAGGAATACCGATCGCTTTCATGATGATGCCGGAGTAGAAGTCGACGTTCGGGTACAGCTTCTTCTCTACGAAGTACTCGTCTTCCAGTGCGATCTTTTCCAGCTTCTTGGCGATACGCAGCAGCGGATCGTTTTCGGCGCCCATTGCACCCAGAACTTCGTCACAGATGCCCTGCATTACACGGGAGCGCGGGTCGAAGTTCTTGTATACGCGGTGGCCGAAGCCCATCAGGCGGAACGGATCGTTCTTGTCTTTGGCCTTGGCAACGTACTCGTCGATACGGCTCTCGTCACCGATCTCCTGCAGCATGTTCAGTACCGCTTCGTTGGCGCCGCCATGTGCCGGGCCCCAGAGGGTAGCAATACCGGAAGAGATACACGCGAAGGGGTTGGCGCCAGAGGAACCAGCCAGGCGTACGGTAGAGGTAGAGGCGTTCTGCTCATGGTCAGCGTGCAGCAGGAAGATCACGTCCATGGCTTTTGCCACGATCGGGTCGATCTTGCTCGGCTCACAAGGGTTGCCGAACATCATGTGCAGGAAGTTCTCGGCGTAGCTCAGGCTGTTGTCCGGGTACATGAACGGCTGGCCTTTGCTGTGCTTGTAGCACATGGCGGCCAGGGTCGGCATCTTGGCGATCAGGCGGTCCGCAGAGATTTTGCGGTGCTCCGGATCGGTGATGTCGAGGGAATCGTGGTAGAAGGAGGCCAGTGCACCGACAACACCGCACATCATTGCCATGGGGTGAGCGTCGTAGCGGAAGCCTTTAAAGAAGTTAACCAGAGACTCGTGAACCATGGTGTGGTTCATGATGCTGTCAACGTACTCTTTTTTCTGCTCTGCGTTCGGCAGTTCGCCATTCATCAGCAGGTAGCAGGTTTCCAGGTAATCGGATTTGTCCGCCAGTTGCTCGATAGGGTAGCCGCGGTGCAGCAGAACGCCCTTGGCGCCATCGATATAGGTGATCTTGGATTCGCAGGAGGCGGTGGACATAAAGCCCGGGTCGTAGGTGAACAGGCCTTTACTGGCCAGGCTGCTGACGTCAACAACGTCGGGACCGGCAGTGCCAGAGTAGACTGGCAGGTCGAATGGGGCGTCGATACCGTCGACCGCGAGTTGAGCTTTCTTGTCAGACATTGTGGACTCCTAAAAACTATTCTTTCGCCAGCTTTTTTATTTCCACACAAATTGCTGAAGTGGATTCGGCAATTCACGGCCCTGGGAGGGGCGAAATCCGCGCTGATCCGTGATCACATTTTATAAATCGTTGTGTATCGCGGATGTTTCAGTTGCGCAGGAGAACCCGGAAAGTGCCGGATTCTGCGGGCTCGGACGGCCTTCATTGGCTACATCCAGACGCGGATATGGGGCTAGCGGGCTTTTGAGCGCGGCCAAACTTAAGTGTCGCGCCTCAAATTGTCAAACCAAATTGCCGTGGCCGGCCGGTTCCGTGGCCGCAGGATCTTCCGCGGTAGATCGGAGTGGCAGGGAAATTGCCTGTCTGAAAGGGCGATATGGCATGTAAATTTCGGCACTACCCCAGCGGGTCGAATCGTGCGCTTCATACTTTGGTCTGCTGGGTGGCGCTGAATACAACTGGTACAAAGCCGCCCGTGCCGACTTTCGGTTCGTTGTGTTTTGATATGTGAATGCCTATAATCCGCGC includes these proteins:
- a CDS encoding FAD-dependent oxidoreductase, which codes for MTETVSGLCESQKQENTTGAHTSDLSYPTFVVVGAGPVGVRCAQRLLDYSSDAQVVLVGDEEGEPYNRVRLSQYLADHLEQSELNNPVTHAPHPRLAEFHNRKIFEIDRQNKRIIDDQGQQLPYTKLILATGSIAARPEIPGVHLDNIISFRSLEDAQTLIELRQTANTIVIVGAGALGLETAAALKTSNNRVVLLARGGLLGNRLSDTAESYLSAALSALQVEVLAGAQLEKCFGKDAVERIALSSGETIDADGVVLCTGIKPETTLAEKCGLDTQRGVLVSPYLLTSDPDIYAVGECAEYNEQLYQLVRPGFEQAEICSRHVCATTDQARALPPYQGSSNDIQLKISHIPCFLIGSTNSSNDPNLRVLTFENRFRGLCRELYVCNGKLIGAVVVGAWEESHSLKQAIADGADVSERQLESFCEQGNLWQETREQTLKQQPDSYLVCQCNGVSKGELCTAIAGGKRKLQDLEIETNAGSACGSCRPLMAELLDIPAPNLVMRHARGILVISILSLVLIAIAAFSPPPPVSDSVQVSWYLKKLWYDNFWKQVSGYTLLALCVMTASLSLRKRWQKIKAGHLDHWRYIHSLIGFAALLVLVVHTGFRLGENLNLALMLVFLAATCTGSLVGVFMARNHHWTDIKLREHRKWWSRVHYALLWALPVLLFYHILAVYYF
- a CDS encoding hemerythrin domain-containing protein, with the translated sequence MFGLFSSKSRDNKDTEKDASGTSGRRTIKYDPSLILSLKNDHHELVNIFQRIWSEGFEKQNFRQLSELLSVFKSTFQAHLIKENVSFYVYLEQSLVNDRHTLQIVKDFRTDMNDIANAVIQFCKRYSRGTLSREELIRFKSDYEQIGEALTRRVSLEEKELYTLYNPS
- the gltA gene encoding citrate synthase, yielding MSDKKAQLAVDGIDAPFDLPVYSGTAGPDVVDVSSLASKGLFTYDPGFMSTASCESKITYIDGAKGVLLHRGYPIEQLADKSDYLETCYLLMNGELPNAEQKKEYVDSIMNHTMVHESLVNFFKGFRYDAHPMAMMCGVVGALASFYHDSLDITDPEHRKISADRLIAKMPTLAAMCYKHSKGQPFMYPDNSLSYAENFLHMMFGNPCEPSKIDPIVAKAMDVIFLLHADHEQNASTSTVRLAGSSGANPFACISSGIATLWGPAHGGANEAVLNMLQEIGDESRIDEYVAKAKDKNDPFRLMGFGHRVYKNFDPRSRVMQGICDEVLGAMGAENDPLLRIAKKLEKIALEDEYFVEKKLYPNVDFYSGIIMKAIGIPTDMFTVIFATGRTAGWIAHWNEMISNPYKIGRPRQLYTGYTARDYVDLDKR